A single genomic interval of Vicia villosa cultivar HV-30 ecotype Madison, WI unplaced genomic scaffold, Vvil1.0 ctg.000060F_1_1, whole genome shotgun sequence harbors:
- the LOC131623263 gene encoding transcription factor MYB26-like: MGHHSCCNKQKVKRGLWSPEEDEKLIKYITTYGHGCWSSVPKLAGLQRCGKSCRLRWINYLRPDLKRGSFSHQEASLIIELHSILGNRWAQIAKHLPGRTDNEVKNFWNSSIKKKILSHDIIPSFPTISDIHTPYNIGSMESFFPNPNLILNFNHHPHQDHLYFPTSSQNLQDSFHQIDTKVDINNHLNANFLHIQNPIPQIVQPMSNPLPYEDTWPLSCETLHLNHDLLENQVSKSDATPLNKLMQQYDHNLVELETFFPKVIDHSFEDYVCSILDSSDSKEHEVPTKFQCYTPSIVYPQDQNVEVIHLDNIGALMSSSFPSSSSQIVPNPIIPLEWKP, from the exons ATGGGACATCACTCTTGCTGCAACAAACAGAAAGTGAAAAGAGGTTTATGGTCTCCTGAAGAAGATGAAAAACTCATCAAATATATCACTACTTATGGACATGGTTGTTGGAGCTCAGTTCCAAAACTTGCTG GTTTGCAAAGATGTGGAAAGAGTTGCAGATTAAGATGGATAAATTATCTAAGACCTGATTTGAAACGTGGAAGTTTCTCTCATCAAGAAGCTTCACTCATTATAGAACTCCATAGCATTCTAGGAAATAG GTGGGCTCAGATTGCGAAGCATTTACCGGGAAGAACAGATAATGAGGTGAAAAACTTTTGGAATTCAAGCATTAAGAAGAAGATTCTTTCTCATGATATTATTCCATCTTTCCCCACAATTTCTGATATTCACACCCCCTACAATATTGGTTCTATGGAAAGTTTCTTCCCTAACCCTAATTTGATCCTAAACTTCAATCATCATCCCCATCAAGATCACCTATACTTTCCAACCTCATCTCAAAATCTACAAGATAGTTTTCACCAAATTGACACAAAGGTAGATATCAATAACCATTTGAATGCCAATTTCCTCCACATTCAAAATCCAATACCACAAATAGTACAACCAATGTCTAATCCTTTACCTTATGAAGATACATGGCCATTGAGTTGTGAAACTCTTCATCTAAATCATGATCTATTAGAAAATCAAGTTTCCAAAAGTGATGCCACTCCACTTAACAAATTAATGCAACAATATGATCACAACTTGGTTGAACTTGAAACCTTTTTTCCTAAAGTCATTGATCATAGTTTTGAGGATTATGTTTGTAGCATTCTAGATTCATCTGATTCCAAGGAACATGAAGTTCCAACAAAATTTCAGTGCTACACGCCTAGTATTGTTTATCCACAAGATCAAAATGTGGAAGTCATTCATTTGGATAACATTGGTGCCCTCATGTCATCATCATTTCCATCCTCAAGCAGCCAAATAGTCCCAAACCCTATAATTCCTTTAGAATGGAAGCCTTAA